In Ailuropoda melanoleuca isolate Jingjing chromosome X, ASM200744v2, whole genome shotgun sequence, a single genomic region encodes these proteins:
- the DUSP21 gene encoding dual specificity protein phosphatase 21 has protein sequence MSTPPYPLPAQAVWQPSVHGLSQITSSLYISNGVAANNKLMLSSNHITMVINVSVEVVNTFYEDIQYIQVPVADAPSSRLYDFFDPIADHIHSVGLKQGRTLLHCAAGVSRSAALCLAYLMKYHAMSLLDAHTWTKSCRPIIRPNNGFWEQLIHYEFKLFSKNTVHMINSPVGVIPDIYEKEVRVMMQM, from the coding sequence ATGTCGACACCTCCGTATCCCCTCCCGGCTCAGGCTGTCTGGCAGCCCTCGGTCCATGGCCTCTCCCAGATAACCAGCAGCCTGTACATCAGCAACGGCGTGGCGGCCAACAACAAACTCATGCTGTCCAGCAACCACATCACCATGGTCATCAATGTGTCGGTGGAAGTGGTCAACACGTTCTATGAAGATATCCAATACATACAGGTGCCGGTGGCTGATGCTCCAAGCTCGCGTCTCTATGACTTCTTTGATCCGATTGCTGACCACATCCACAGCGTGGGGCTGAAGCAGGGCCGCACGCTGCTGCACTGCGCCGCCGGGGTGAGCCGCTCCGCCGCGCTCTGCCTGGCCTACCTCATGAAGTACCACGCCATGTCCCTGCTGGATGCCCACACGTGGACCAAGTCGTGCCGCCCCATCATCCGGCCCAACAATGGCTTTTGGGAACAACTTATCCACTACGAGTTCAAGCTGTTCAGTAAGAACACGGTGCACATGATCAACTCCCCGGTGGGCGTGATCCCTGACATCTACGAGAAAGAGGTCCGTGTGATGATGCAGATGTGA